Proteins encoded in a region of the Cheilinus undulatus linkage group 8, ASM1832078v1, whole genome shotgun sequence genome:
- the mcl1b gene encoding induced myeloid leukemia cell differentiation protein Mcl-1b — MNIIPTTTKRAAFGVTTGVMSYILPQNGVVDGQIHYGVGAPSPQTAMGSSLDSQNGNVGSNETPKRPKNLVVNAGKGFVTAKALREASDDIDDGSLPCTPELHSDGETDVSSCPAGYELLENDTRQLIGRFLREYTGLSKPGWNETSALSTMKRVVEDVLAKHRYAYNGMINKLSLDERGADASFVSAVAKSLFSDGTTNWGRIASLVAFGAAVSQYLKEKGQGDCVELVAQEISTYLVSDQRDWLVKNNSWEGFVEFFRVADPESTVRTTLMAFAGFAGIGATLALLIR, encoded by the exons atgaacatcatTCCTACAACGACGAAGCGGGCTGCGTTTGGTGTAACGACTGGAGTCATGAGCTATATTCTTCCACAAAATGGAGTCGTGGACGGACAGATTCACTACGGCGTAGGCGCTCCCTCTCCACAAACGGCAATGGGATCTTCACTAGACTCTCAAAACGGCAATGTTGGGTCTAATGAGACCCCAAAGAGGCCGAAGAACCTGGTTGTAAACGCAGGGAAAGGATTTGTAACCGCGAAAGCACTTAGGGAAGCCAGCGACGACATCGACGACGGCTCGTTACCTTGCACCCCGGAGCTGCACTCAGACGGTGAAACCGACGTCTCCAGTTGTCCGGCAGGGTACGAACTGTTGGAGAATGACACGAGGCAACTCATTGGCCGTTTTCTCAGAGAGTATACTGGACTTTCAAAGCCTGGCTGGAATGAAACTAGTGCACTATCGACTATGAAGAGAGTAGTGGAGGACGTGCTGGCAAAACACAGATACGCATACAATG GTATGATCAACAAACTGTCTCTGGATGAAAGGGGGGCCGATGCAAGCTTTGTCAGCGCAGTAGCAAAGAGCCTTTTCTCAGACGGAACAACCAACTGGGGCAGGATTGCCAGCCTGGTCGCTTTTGGAGCAGCTGTGTCTCAGTACCTAAAGGAGAAAGGCCAGGGGGACTGTGTAGAGCTGGTGGCACAGGAGATTTCCACATACTTGGTGTCTGACCAGAGGGACTGGCTGGTCAAAAACAACTCCTGG GAGGGCTTTGTAGAGTTCTTCAGAGTAGCAGACCCTGAGTCCACAGTGAGGACGACGCTCATGGCCTTTGCTGGATTCGCAGGAATCGGGGCAACGCTGGCCCTGTTGATCAGGTGA